Proteins from a genomic interval of Lycium ferocissimum isolate CSIRO_LF1 chromosome 2, AGI_CSIRO_Lferr_CH_V1, whole genome shotgun sequence:
- the LOC132034913 gene encoding peptidyl-prolyl cis-trans isomerase Pin1-like codes for MSSSSEKVKASHILIKHQGSRRKASWKDPEGRVISNTTKDAAISQLKSLREDIVSGKAKFEDVAKSYSHCNSAKRGGDLGPFGKGQMQKPFEEATYALKVGEISDIVETDSGVHIILRTV; via the exons ATGTCCTCCTCATCTGAAAAAGTGAAGGCATCACACATACTCATTAAGCATCAAGGTTCTCGTCGTAAGGCATCGTGGAAGGATCCAGAAGGTCGTGTTATTTCCAACACCACTAAAGATGCTGCTATATCTCAACTGAAATCTCTACGTGAAGATATTGTGTCTGGTAAAGCTAAGTTTGAGGATGTAGCCAAGAGTTATTCTCATTGTAATTCTGCCAAACGTGGTGGTGATTTGG GTCCATTTGGCAAAGGTCAGATGCAGAAACCTTTTGAAGAGGCAACTTATGCTCTAAAAGTTGGCGAGATAAGTGACATCGTGGAAACCGACAGTGGTGTTCATATCATCTTGAGAACGGTGTAA